The following coding sequences lie in one Anas platyrhynchos isolate ZD024472 breed Pekin duck chromosome 15, IASCAAS_PekinDuck_T2T, whole genome shotgun sequence genomic window:
- the SEPTIN12 gene encoding septin-12 isoform X4 produces the protein MARLSVKEHLDGILSDFEALKKSFEAEDTEDVDEVPGSPAASPLPSGAVESHRLLQPSPAPRMGSAPSPSHSPLLRSRLSASLAANRGPGGSGIARVASFQTRPGPGSDGESLRSSSSSLESPAPPRLPGAPPATSPGLKKVPSHGSVFPAEPERPLHVATGHGSLPALDLHIAEEPGVPPPASRPPLPWGARSPISQPRACCPSSPSSSSSPTEVAPGPPRTQLRVCLSASPRLARPPPRGPGDATLAATVATDPGEGLSMLPAPQAAPFKLVSQPQTVQVSSQPTFLGGLVLMSGTPAAPRDGTGTGPLVGDSSSASSVGPQGPSEAADGCCTPGTPEHGSSLEPQESSMEAPAVLEELPPGAAPGKGAHELFGYVGIEAVLDQMRVKTMKTGFEFNIMVVGQSGLGKSTMVNTLFKSKVSRKASQPGQEERIPKTVQLQSVTHVIEEKGVKMKLTVTDTPGFGDQINNENCWDPIIKYINEQYERYLREEILITRKRKIPDTRVHGCVYFVPPTGHWLRPLDLEFMRRLSKIVNVVPVIAKADTLTLEERAEFKQRIQQDLKAHAISVYPQEDFDEDPDDRLLNNVIREKIPFAVVGADQEHQVNGRRVLGRKTKWGIIEVENPTHCEFPMLRDLLIRSHLQDLKDITHNVHYESYRVRRLNESNRVALSPPNGLPGKDEDDSNL, from the exons ATGGCCCGGCTCTCGGTCAAGGAGCACCTGGACGGGATCCTCTCCGACTTCGAAG CGCTCAAGAAGTCGTTTGAGGCAGAGGACACGGAGGATGTGGACGAGGTGCCCGGCTCCCCTGCTGCGTCCCCGCTGCCCTCGGGTGCCGTCGAGAGCCACCgcttgctgcagcccagccccgcgccccgcaTGGGCAGCGCCCCCAGCCCGTCCCACAGCCCGCTGCTGCGGAGCCGGCTCAGCGCCAGCCTCGCCGCCAACCGGGGCCCCGGCGGCAGCGGCATCGCCCGCGTCGCCTCCTTCCAGACCcgcccggggccgggcagcgaCGGCGAGAGCCTGCGCAGCTCCTCCTCCAGCCTGGagagccccgcgcccccccggctgccgggagcccccccggccACCAGCCCCGGCCTGAAGAAGGTGCCGTCCCACGGCAGCGTCTTCCCGGCGGAGCCAGAGCGTCCTCTCCACGTGGCCACCGGCCACGGCTCGCTGCCGGCGCTGGACCTGCACATCGCCGAGGAGCCGGGGGTCCCCCCACCGGCCTCGCGCCCCCCGCTGCCGTGGGGTGCCCGCAGTCCCATCAGCCAGCCCCGTGcctgctgcccttcctccccctcttcctcctcttcaccCACCGAGGTggcgccggggccgccccggACGCAGCTCAGGGTCTGTCTCAGCGCCAGCCCCCGCCTGGCCCGCCCGCCCCCCCGGGGCCCAGGGGACGCCACCCTTGCTGCCACCGTGGCCACCGACCCTGGGGAGGGGCTGTCCATGCTGCCAGCCCCCCAAGCAGCCCCCTTCAAGCTGGTGTCCCAGCCACAGACGGTGCAAGTGAGCTCCCAGCCCACCTTCCTCGGGGGGCTGGTGCTGATGTCGGGGACCCCAGCAGCACCGAGGGATGGAACTGGCACCGGTCCCCTCGTGGGGGACTCCTCCAGTGCCAGCTCGGTGGGGCCACAGGGGCCCAGTGAGGCTGCGGACGGCTGCTGCACCCCAGGGACGCCGGAGCATG GGAGCAGCCTGGAGCCGCAGGAGAGCAGCATGGAGGCACCGGCGGTGCTCGAGGAGCTGCCCCCGGGCGCTGCGCCCGGCAAGGGGGCGCATGAGCTCTTTGGCTACGTGGGGATCGAAGCCGTGCTCGACCAGATGAGGGTGAAGACCATGAAGACGGGCTTCGAGTTCAACATCATGGTCGTCG GGCAGAGCGGGCTGGGGAAGTCCACGATGGTGAACACCCTCTTCAAGTCCAAAGTGAGCCGCAAAGCCTCGCAGCCCGGCCAGGAGGAGCGCATCCCCAAGACGGTGCAGCTGCAGTCGGTCACCCACG TCATCGAGGAGAAGGGTGTGAAGATGAAGCTGACGGTGACGGACACGCCGGGCTTCGGGGACCAGATCAACAACGAGAACTG CTGGGACCCCATCATCAAGTACATCAACGAGCAGTACGAGAGGTACCTGCGCGAGGAGATCCTCATCACCCGTAAGAGGAAGATCCCGGACACCAGGGTCCATGGTTGCGTGTACTTTGTCCCCCCCACGGGCCACTG GCTGAGGCCCCTCGACCTGGAGTTCATGAGGAGGCTCAGCAAGATCGTCAACGTGGTGCCGGTGATCGCCAAGGCCGACACGCTCACCCTGGAGGAGCGGGCAGAGTTCAAGCAACGG ATCCAGCAGGACCTGAAGGCCCACGCCATCAGCGTGTACCCACAGGAGGACTTCGATGAGGACCCTGATGACCGGTTGCTCAACAACGTGATTCGG GAGAAGATCCCGTTCGCCGTGGTGGGGGCAGACCAGGAGCACCAGGTGAACGGCAGGCGGGTGCTGGGCCGCAAGACCAAGTGGGGCATCATCGAAG TGGAGAACCCGACGCACTGCGAGTTCCCCATGCTGCGGGACCTGCTTATTCG GTCCCACCTGCAGGATCTGAAGGACATCACCCACAACGTGCATTACGAGAGCTACCGCGTGCGGCGGCTGAACGAGAGCAACCGGGTGGCGCTGAGCCCCCCCAACGGGCTGCCGGGCAAGGACGAGGACGACAGCAACCTCTGA
- the SEPTIN12 gene encoding septin-12 isoform X2, translating into MARLSVKEHLDGILSDFEALKKSFEAEDTEDVDEVPGSPAASPLPSGAVESHRLLQPSPAPRMGSAPSPSHSPLLRSRLSASLAANRGPGGSGIARVASFQTRPGPGSDGESLRSSSSSLESPAPPRLPGAPPATSPGLKKVPSHGSVFPAEPERPLHVATGHGSLPALDLHIAEEPGVPPPASRPPLPWGARSPISQPRACCPSSPSSSSSPTEVAPGPPRTQLRVCLSASPRLARPPPRGPGDATLAATVATDPGEGLSMLPAPQAAPFKLVSQPQTVQVSSQPTFLGGLVLMSGTPAAPRDGTGTGPLVGDSSSASSVGPQGPSEAADGCCTPGTPEHGSSLEPQESSMEAPAVLEELPPGAAPGKGAHELFGYVGIEAVLDQMRVKTMKTGFEFNIMVVGQSGLGKSTMVNTLFKSKVSRKASQPGQEERIPKTVQLQSVTHVIEEKGVKMKLTVTDTPGFGDQINNENCWDPIIKYINEQYERYLREEILITRKRKIPDTRVHGCVYFVPPTGHWLRPLDLEFMRRLSKIVNVVPVIAKADTLTLEERAEFKQRIQQDLKAHAISVYPQEDFDEDPDDRLLNNVIREKIPFAVVGADQEHQVNGRRVLGRKTKWGIIEGKGSQGGPGCQQGVQEGSSTPGCTPACSPRGVGLCPRSSGPHPTQDVPTARSVLPCSGEPDALRVPHAAGPAYSVPPAGSEGHHPQRALRELPRAAAEREQPGGAEPPQRAAGQGRGRQQPLSPGTPNPMAVPVPCPTSDCAAPCHLWVAGWGRTHAPQHHLPPSPDTSSGAGGHRAPPRPTLAQGCEQRGLPGCPRPQVTPSLATGLHQDPPKPARH; encoded by the exons ATGGCCCGGCTCTCGGTCAAGGAGCACCTGGACGGGATCCTCTCCGACTTCGAAG CGCTCAAGAAGTCGTTTGAGGCAGAGGACACGGAGGATGTGGACGAGGTGCCCGGCTCCCCTGCTGCGTCCCCGCTGCCCTCGGGTGCCGTCGAGAGCCACCgcttgctgcagcccagccccgcgccccgcaTGGGCAGCGCCCCCAGCCCGTCCCACAGCCCGCTGCTGCGGAGCCGGCTCAGCGCCAGCCTCGCCGCCAACCGGGGCCCCGGCGGCAGCGGCATCGCCCGCGTCGCCTCCTTCCAGACCcgcccggggccgggcagcgaCGGCGAGAGCCTGCGCAGCTCCTCCTCCAGCCTGGagagccccgcgcccccccggctgccgggagcccccccggccACCAGCCCCGGCCTGAAGAAGGTGCCGTCCCACGGCAGCGTCTTCCCGGCGGAGCCAGAGCGTCCTCTCCACGTGGCCACCGGCCACGGCTCGCTGCCGGCGCTGGACCTGCACATCGCCGAGGAGCCGGGGGTCCCCCCACCGGCCTCGCGCCCCCCGCTGCCGTGGGGTGCCCGCAGTCCCATCAGCCAGCCCCGTGcctgctgcccttcctccccctcttcctcctcttcaccCACCGAGGTggcgccggggccgccccggACGCAGCTCAGGGTCTGTCTCAGCGCCAGCCCCCGCCTGGCCCGCCCGCCCCCCCGGGGCCCAGGGGACGCCACCCTTGCTGCCACCGTGGCCACCGACCCTGGGGAGGGGCTGTCCATGCTGCCAGCCCCCCAAGCAGCCCCCTTCAAGCTGGTGTCCCAGCCACAGACGGTGCAAGTGAGCTCCCAGCCCACCTTCCTCGGGGGGCTGGTGCTGATGTCGGGGACCCCAGCAGCACCGAGGGATGGAACTGGCACCGGTCCCCTCGTGGGGGACTCCTCCAGTGCCAGCTCGGTGGGGCCACAGGGGCCCAGTGAGGCTGCGGACGGCTGCTGCACCCCAGGGACGCCGGAGCATG GGAGCAGCCTGGAGCCGCAGGAGAGCAGCATGGAGGCACCGGCGGTGCTCGAGGAGCTGCCCCCGGGCGCTGCGCCCGGCAAGGGGGCGCATGAGCTCTTTGGCTACGTGGGGATCGAAGCCGTGCTCGACCAGATGAGGGTGAAGACCATGAAGACGGGCTTCGAGTTCAACATCATGGTCGTCG GGCAGAGCGGGCTGGGGAAGTCCACGATGGTGAACACCCTCTTCAAGTCCAAAGTGAGCCGCAAAGCCTCGCAGCCCGGCCAGGAGGAGCGCATCCCCAAGACGGTGCAGCTGCAGTCGGTCACCCACG TCATCGAGGAGAAGGGTGTGAAGATGAAGCTGACGGTGACGGACACGCCGGGCTTCGGGGACCAGATCAACAACGAGAACTG CTGGGACCCCATCATCAAGTACATCAACGAGCAGTACGAGAGGTACCTGCGCGAGGAGATCCTCATCACCCGTAAGAGGAAGATCCCGGACACCAGGGTCCATGGTTGCGTGTACTTTGTCCCCCCCACGGGCCACTG GCTGAGGCCCCTCGACCTGGAGTTCATGAGGAGGCTCAGCAAGATCGTCAACGTGGTGCCGGTGATCGCCAAGGCCGACACGCTCACCCTGGAGGAGCGGGCAGAGTTCAAGCAACGG ATCCAGCAGGACCTGAAGGCCCACGCCATCAGCGTGTACCCACAGGAGGACTTCGATGAGGACCCTGATGACCGGTTGCTCAACAACGTGATTCGG GAGAAGATCCCGTTCGCCGTGGTGGGGGCAGACCAGGAGCACCAGGTGAACGGCAGGCGGGTGCTGGGCCGCAAGACCAAGTGGGGCATCATCGAAGGTAAGGGCAGCCAAGGGGGACCAGGATGCCAACAGGGTGtccaggagggcagcagcacccctgggtgcaCCCCTGCCTGCTCTCCCCGTGGCGTGGGGTTGTGCCCGAGGTCCAGTGGCCCCCACCCCACCCAGGACGTCCCCACAGCCCGCTCTGTCTTGCCTTGCAGTGGAGAACCCGACGCACTGCGAGTTCCCCATGCTGCGGGACCTGCTTATTCG GTCCCACCTGCAGGATCTGAAGGACATCACCCACAACGTGCATTACGAGAGCTACCGCGTGCGGCGGCTGAACGAGAGCAACCGGGTGGCGCTGAGCCCCCCCAACGGGCTGCCGGGCAAGGACGAGGACGACAGCAACCTCTGAGCCCTGGGACCCCAAACCCCATGGCGGTGCCCGTCCCCTGCCCCACCAGTGACTGTGCTGCCCCGTGCCACCTCTGGGTGGCCGGCTGGGGACGGACCCATGCCCCCCAGCATCACCTTCCCCCATCCCCGGACACCTCTTCGGGTGCAGGGGGACACCGCGCACCCCCCCGGCCCACGCTGGCTCAAGGATGTGAGCAGAGGGGGCTCCCagggtgtccccgtccccaagTCACCCCCAGCCTCGCCACCGGGCTCCACCAGGATCCCCCGAAGCCTGCTCGGCATTAA
- the SEPTIN12 gene encoding septin-12 isoform X3: MARLSVKEHLDGILSDFEALKKSFEAEDTEDVDEVPGSPAASPLPSGAVESHRLLQPSPAPRMGSAPSPSHSPLLRSRLSASLAANRGPGGSGIARVASFQTRPGPGSDGESLRSSSSSLESPAPPRLPGAPPATSPGLKKVPSHGSVFPAEPERPLHVATGHGSLPALDLHIAEEPGVPPPASRPPLPWGARSPISQPRACCPSSPSSSSSPTEVAPGPPRTQLRVCLSASPRLARPPPRGPGDATLAATVATDPGEGLSMLPAPQAAPFKLVSQPQTVQVSSQPTFLGGLVLMSGTPAAPRDGTGTGPLVGDSSSASSVGPQGPSEAADGCCTPGTPEHGPRGEEEEEEERRRSRGLQPPSCLAPQEPFGPGDQLVEQPHGRSRGSSLEPQESSMEAPAVLEELPPGAAPGKGAHELFGYVGIEAVLDQMRVKTMKTGFEFNIMVVGQSGLGKSTMVNTLFKSKVSRKASQPGQEERIPKTVQLQSVTHVIEEKGVKMKLTVTDTPGFGDQINNENCWDPIIKYINEQYERYLREEILITRKRKIPDTRVHGCVYFVPPTGHWLRPLDLEFMRRLSKIVNVVPVIAKADTLTLEERAEFKQRIQQDLKAHAISVYPQEDFDEDPDDRLLNNVIREKIPFAVVGADQEHQVNGRRVLGRKTKWGIIEVENPTHCEFPMLRDLLIRSHLQDLKDITHNVHYESYRVRRLNESNRVALSPPNGLPGKDEDDSNL; encoded by the exons ATGGCCCGGCTCTCGGTCAAGGAGCACCTGGACGGGATCCTCTCCGACTTCGAAG CGCTCAAGAAGTCGTTTGAGGCAGAGGACACGGAGGATGTGGACGAGGTGCCCGGCTCCCCTGCTGCGTCCCCGCTGCCCTCGGGTGCCGTCGAGAGCCACCgcttgctgcagcccagccccgcgccccgcaTGGGCAGCGCCCCCAGCCCGTCCCACAGCCCGCTGCTGCGGAGCCGGCTCAGCGCCAGCCTCGCCGCCAACCGGGGCCCCGGCGGCAGCGGCATCGCCCGCGTCGCCTCCTTCCAGACCcgcccggggccgggcagcgaCGGCGAGAGCCTGCGCAGCTCCTCCTCCAGCCTGGagagccccgcgcccccccggctgccgggagcccccccggccACCAGCCCCGGCCTGAAGAAGGTGCCGTCCCACGGCAGCGTCTTCCCGGCGGAGCCAGAGCGTCCTCTCCACGTGGCCACCGGCCACGGCTCGCTGCCGGCGCTGGACCTGCACATCGCCGAGGAGCCGGGGGTCCCCCCACCGGCCTCGCGCCCCCCGCTGCCGTGGGGTGCCCGCAGTCCCATCAGCCAGCCCCGTGcctgctgcccttcctccccctcttcctcctcttcaccCACCGAGGTggcgccggggccgccccggACGCAGCTCAGGGTCTGTCTCAGCGCCAGCCCCCGCCTGGCCCGCCCGCCCCCCCGGGGCCCAGGGGACGCCACCCTTGCTGCCACCGTGGCCACCGACCCTGGGGAGGGGCTGTCCATGCTGCCAGCCCCCCAAGCAGCCCCCTTCAAGCTGGTGTCCCAGCCACAGACGGTGCAAGTGAGCTCCCAGCCCACCTTCCTCGGGGGGCTGGTGCTGATGTCGGGGACCCCAGCAGCACCGAGGGATGGAACTGGCACCGGTCCCCTCGTGGGGGACTCCTCCAGTGCCAGCTCGGTGGGGCCACAGGGGCCCAGTGAGGCTGCGGACGGCTGCTGCACCCCAGGGACGCCGGAGCATG GGCCCcgaggcgaggaggaggaggaggaggagcggagGAGGAGCcgtgggctgcagcctccctcctgccttgcaCCCCAGGAGCCATTTGGCCCCGGTGACCAGCTCGTGGAGCAGCCGCACGGCCGGAGCCGAG GGAGCAGCCTGGAGCCGCAGGAGAGCAGCATGGAGGCACCGGCGGTGCTCGAGGAGCTGCCCCCGGGCGCTGCGCCCGGCAAGGGGGCGCATGAGCTCTTTGGCTACGTGGGGATCGAAGCCGTGCTCGACCAGATGAGGGTGAAGACCATGAAGACGGGCTTCGAGTTCAACATCATGGTCGTCG GGCAGAGCGGGCTGGGGAAGTCCACGATGGTGAACACCCTCTTCAAGTCCAAAGTGAGCCGCAAAGCCTCGCAGCCCGGCCAGGAGGAGCGCATCCCCAAGACGGTGCAGCTGCAGTCGGTCACCCACG TCATCGAGGAGAAGGGTGTGAAGATGAAGCTGACGGTGACGGACACGCCGGGCTTCGGGGACCAGATCAACAACGAGAACTG CTGGGACCCCATCATCAAGTACATCAACGAGCAGTACGAGAGGTACCTGCGCGAGGAGATCCTCATCACCCGTAAGAGGAAGATCCCGGACACCAGGGTCCATGGTTGCGTGTACTTTGTCCCCCCCACGGGCCACTG GCTGAGGCCCCTCGACCTGGAGTTCATGAGGAGGCTCAGCAAGATCGTCAACGTGGTGCCGGTGATCGCCAAGGCCGACACGCTCACCCTGGAGGAGCGGGCAGAGTTCAAGCAACGG ATCCAGCAGGACCTGAAGGCCCACGCCATCAGCGTGTACCCACAGGAGGACTTCGATGAGGACCCTGATGACCGGTTGCTCAACAACGTGATTCGG GAGAAGATCCCGTTCGCCGTGGTGGGGGCAGACCAGGAGCACCAGGTGAACGGCAGGCGGGTGCTGGGCCGCAAGACCAAGTGGGGCATCATCGAAG TGGAGAACCCGACGCACTGCGAGTTCCCCATGCTGCGGGACCTGCTTATTCG GTCCCACCTGCAGGATCTGAAGGACATCACCCACAACGTGCATTACGAGAGCTACCGCGTGCGGCGGCTGAACGAGAGCAACCGGGTGGCGCTGAGCCCCCCCAACGGGCTGCCGGGCAAGGACGAGGACGACAGCAACCTCTGA
- the SEPTIN12 gene encoding septin-12 isoform X1, with the protein MARLSVKEHLDGILSDFEALKKSFEAEDTEDVDEVPGSPAASPLPSGAVESHRLLQPSPAPRMGSAPSPSHSPLLRSRLSASLAANRGPGGSGIARVASFQTRPGPGSDGESLRSSSSSLESPAPPRLPGAPPATSPGLKKVPSHGSVFPAEPERPLHVATGHGSLPALDLHIAEEPGVPPPASRPPLPWGARSPISQPRACCPSSPSSSSSPTEVAPGPPRTQLRVCLSASPRLARPPPRGPGDATLAATVATDPGEGLSMLPAPQAAPFKLVSQPQTVQVSSQPTFLGGLVLMSGTPAAPRDGTGTGPLVGDSSSASSVGPQGPSEAADGCCTPGTPEHGPRGEEEEEEERRRSRGLQPPSCLAPQEPFGPGDQLVEQPHGRSRGSSLEPQESSMEAPAVLEELPPGAAPGKGAHELFGYVGIEAVLDQMRVKTMKTGFEFNIMVVGQSGLGKSTMVNTLFKSKVSRKASQPGQEERIPKTVQLQSVTHVIEEKGVKMKLTVTDTPGFGDQINNENCWDPIIKYINEQYERYLREEILITRKRKIPDTRVHGCVYFVPPTGHWLRPLDLEFMRRLSKIVNVVPVIAKADTLTLEERAEFKQRIQQDLKAHAISVYPQEDFDEDPDDRLLNNVIREKIPFAVVGADQEHQVNGRRVLGRKTKWGIIEGKGSQGGPGCQQGVQEGSSTPGCTPACSPRGVGLCPRSSGPHPTQDVPTARSVLPCSGEPDALRVPHAAGPAYSVPPAGSEGHHPQRALRELPRAAAEREQPGGAEPPQRAAGQGRGRQQPLSPGTPNPMAVPVPCPTSDCAAPCHLWVAGWGRTHAPQHHLPPSPDTSSGAGGHRAPPRPTLAQGCEQRGLPGCPRPQVTPSLATGLHQDPPKPARH; encoded by the exons ATGGCCCGGCTCTCGGTCAAGGAGCACCTGGACGGGATCCTCTCCGACTTCGAAG CGCTCAAGAAGTCGTTTGAGGCAGAGGACACGGAGGATGTGGACGAGGTGCCCGGCTCCCCTGCTGCGTCCCCGCTGCCCTCGGGTGCCGTCGAGAGCCACCgcttgctgcagcccagccccgcgccccgcaTGGGCAGCGCCCCCAGCCCGTCCCACAGCCCGCTGCTGCGGAGCCGGCTCAGCGCCAGCCTCGCCGCCAACCGGGGCCCCGGCGGCAGCGGCATCGCCCGCGTCGCCTCCTTCCAGACCcgcccggggccgggcagcgaCGGCGAGAGCCTGCGCAGCTCCTCCTCCAGCCTGGagagccccgcgcccccccggctgccgggagcccccccggccACCAGCCCCGGCCTGAAGAAGGTGCCGTCCCACGGCAGCGTCTTCCCGGCGGAGCCAGAGCGTCCTCTCCACGTGGCCACCGGCCACGGCTCGCTGCCGGCGCTGGACCTGCACATCGCCGAGGAGCCGGGGGTCCCCCCACCGGCCTCGCGCCCCCCGCTGCCGTGGGGTGCCCGCAGTCCCATCAGCCAGCCCCGTGcctgctgcccttcctccccctcttcctcctcttcaccCACCGAGGTggcgccggggccgccccggACGCAGCTCAGGGTCTGTCTCAGCGCCAGCCCCCGCCTGGCCCGCCCGCCCCCCCGGGGCCCAGGGGACGCCACCCTTGCTGCCACCGTGGCCACCGACCCTGGGGAGGGGCTGTCCATGCTGCCAGCCCCCCAAGCAGCCCCCTTCAAGCTGGTGTCCCAGCCACAGACGGTGCAAGTGAGCTCCCAGCCCACCTTCCTCGGGGGGCTGGTGCTGATGTCGGGGACCCCAGCAGCACCGAGGGATGGAACTGGCACCGGTCCCCTCGTGGGGGACTCCTCCAGTGCCAGCTCGGTGGGGCCACAGGGGCCCAGTGAGGCTGCGGACGGCTGCTGCACCCCAGGGACGCCGGAGCATG GGCCCcgaggcgaggaggaggaggaggaggagcggagGAGGAGCcgtgggctgcagcctccctcctgccttgcaCCCCAGGAGCCATTTGGCCCCGGTGACCAGCTCGTGGAGCAGCCGCACGGCCGGAGCCGAG GGAGCAGCCTGGAGCCGCAGGAGAGCAGCATGGAGGCACCGGCGGTGCTCGAGGAGCTGCCCCCGGGCGCTGCGCCCGGCAAGGGGGCGCATGAGCTCTTTGGCTACGTGGGGATCGAAGCCGTGCTCGACCAGATGAGGGTGAAGACCATGAAGACGGGCTTCGAGTTCAACATCATGGTCGTCG GGCAGAGCGGGCTGGGGAAGTCCACGATGGTGAACACCCTCTTCAAGTCCAAAGTGAGCCGCAAAGCCTCGCAGCCCGGCCAGGAGGAGCGCATCCCCAAGACGGTGCAGCTGCAGTCGGTCACCCACG TCATCGAGGAGAAGGGTGTGAAGATGAAGCTGACGGTGACGGACACGCCGGGCTTCGGGGACCAGATCAACAACGAGAACTG CTGGGACCCCATCATCAAGTACATCAACGAGCAGTACGAGAGGTACCTGCGCGAGGAGATCCTCATCACCCGTAAGAGGAAGATCCCGGACACCAGGGTCCATGGTTGCGTGTACTTTGTCCCCCCCACGGGCCACTG GCTGAGGCCCCTCGACCTGGAGTTCATGAGGAGGCTCAGCAAGATCGTCAACGTGGTGCCGGTGATCGCCAAGGCCGACACGCTCACCCTGGAGGAGCGGGCAGAGTTCAAGCAACGG ATCCAGCAGGACCTGAAGGCCCACGCCATCAGCGTGTACCCACAGGAGGACTTCGATGAGGACCCTGATGACCGGTTGCTCAACAACGTGATTCGG GAGAAGATCCCGTTCGCCGTGGTGGGGGCAGACCAGGAGCACCAGGTGAACGGCAGGCGGGTGCTGGGCCGCAAGACCAAGTGGGGCATCATCGAAGGTAAGGGCAGCCAAGGGGGACCAGGATGCCAACAGGGTGtccaggagggcagcagcacccctgggtgcaCCCCTGCCTGCTCTCCCCGTGGCGTGGGGTTGTGCCCGAGGTCCAGTGGCCCCCACCCCACCCAGGACGTCCCCACAGCCCGCTCTGTCTTGCCTTGCAGTGGAGAACCCGACGCACTGCGAGTTCCCCATGCTGCGGGACCTGCTTATTCG GTCCCACCTGCAGGATCTGAAGGACATCACCCACAACGTGCATTACGAGAGCTACCGCGTGCGGCGGCTGAACGAGAGCAACCGGGTGGCGCTGAGCCCCCCCAACGGGCTGCCGGGCAAGGACGAGGACGACAGCAACCTCTGAGCCCTGGGACCCCAAACCCCATGGCGGTGCCCGTCCCCTGCCCCACCAGTGACTGTGCTGCCCCGTGCCACCTCTGGGTGGCCGGCTGGGGACGGACCCATGCCCCCCAGCATCACCTTCCCCCATCCCCGGACACCTCTTCGGGTGCAGGGGGACACCGCGCACCCCCCCGGCCCACGCTGGCTCAAGGATGTGAGCAGAGGGGGCTCCCagggtgtccccgtccccaagTCACCCCCAGCCTCGCCACCGGGCTCCACCAGGATCCCCCGAAGCCTGCTCGGCATTAA